A part of Gadus morhua chromosome 17, gadMor3.0, whole genome shotgun sequence genomic DNA contains:
- the lrrfip1a gene encoding uncharacterized protein lrrfip1a isoform X16: MGTQGAGRKRNPNKERSTAEDDALNLIAREAEARLAAKRAARAEAREIRMKELERQQKEIFQVQKKYYGLDTKSEDRGDTKWGNIEQWMEDSERYSRPSRTTTLSDEDERMSVGSLSSVRSSSLHSHKKSKKKKKHKHKDRDDNGCDDGYSVVSSRSSKLSDESRTSRSSRLDLTSSRLSEDSRLSRGSRLDLQTAPYASSSLSRQPASLYNGYQSSLYEDGLGSASRRVIGSSSRPSDYSSYRGSNSRASSRASSARASPVDNHSSVAGFLRSASSSVLSKDLDDVTIPDFSDVEDRDYIEKGSRAASALTAGTLTALGGTSSRRGSGETAITVDNETSIREIKDALVEVGEKYRKAMVSNAQLDNEKSNLLYQVDTLKDSLTELEELLAEARREYEEKNKDHEREKHAHSILQFQFNEVKETLKQSEELLNKHGIVLGPDLNINGGIVEPGTDGSSEPGSPLGPDHMASPTEGNSSMLGSALESELRTKQEEEVDSEEPQDRQKLEEAGDRCLTSAEAPSLASDSSTETSRDPDSTCWPKVEDRPGESAPCPELDLESASVIRNIQTSATEMKGVITEQEEMVEEGALSHRLDLITNIVNKEDCSAELNGVISAQGAELAVSGADTVEEALLQTSTEGMENNQMITDLSETIVAEVMRAILETPSKDLHEDQATTLDNIQSQRSNEGQSPQKDGNEVNHIKESVGPISTPPDESPTIGPIAMSDESCPVGPITASPDESSTIGPISTPPDESSTVGPIVMSPDESCPVGPIDMSPDESCPVGPIDMSPDESCPIGPIAMSQPEPGNIEDIENEELENEELSNKLQTKGAGGKKKKKKRKGKKKKAGLQEEEKKQSEEDVNEGTTPENEKENNKKKLSRKDDGSEIPSSSPLQVLKGSQMDPPQENQDTDGVLEPGIVVAQVSSSVSNAESNLDVSDPDTVHPPCLASPSQESVLPAKAVASQFEPEVAATAATDETGPVNEFISHHTTPNPIESFEAPDMNNYGKKTESTRFNVAIDSLHAANESPREDEVEQSNTSSLPVCLESTSSPQEPLETTLSTDQVTLGNDGGDVHVKCETPLGDTFQIEDSGEQKAGVEEEQTSPSCRLLGAVAHCDEPEIDELENMLKVEGTLVHTDNSEGISDSVLAEETFTEITNDISSLPKEGTVLNSSVFEDNVEGTNLAVVISSEAERLIEITDGVAKRISSPDQKQHDLGLDISVELEQDSDQGHVPKLDTPSFPMEGQENEVSQIEELKNQSEELAEVHSVQDEKHNDRASAITEEPEPEPDQSHVQELETPSNPVEDQENKELETESHQVIRLDSDYLNDEDENDEGHSFDFDEMDLEASLSVTLTPTNKTPEKVTRLMPQDANSDVSELGQCEAFQMSVQKGSELRPEGESLETPKQTETAEGIAGGPLGHKDSTSSQEPQTTTGEQNESQTAEVVIDQLLRSVAEDVGGVQEQSHTLVEEGVEQLGGSGDVEFEMGREALGSSIAGGQEVVKDVLLGVGSAEGQVSRQTDPFPPKIESKNSQKAKGKGKGKAKEDCKMS; this comes from the exons GCTGAGGCCCGGCTAGCAGCTAAGAGAGCAGCCAGGGCCGAGGCCAGAGAGATCCGCATGAAGGAGCTGGAGCGACAACAGAAGGAG atCTTTCAGGTCCAGAAG AAATATTATGGGCTGGATACCAAATCAGAAGACCGAGGGGACACCAAGTGGGGAAACATTGAACAATGGATG GAGGACAGTGAGCGCTACTCACGCCCGTCACGGACCACCACG cttTCAGATGAAGATGAACGGATGTCCGTGGGGAGCCTGAGCAGCGTCAGG AGCTCCTCCTTGCACTCGCACAAGAAatcaaagaaaaagaagaagcacAAGCACAAAGACAGAGAT GACAACGGCTGTGATGACGGTTACAGTGTGGTATCCAGCCGG AGCTCCAAGCTCAGCGACGAGAGCAGAACCTCTCGCTCTTCCAGGCTTGACCTTACG AGCTCCCGATTGAGTGAGGACAGCCGGCTCTCACGGGGGTCCCGACTAGACCTGCAGACG GCCCCCtatgcctcctcctctctctccagacaGCCAGCCTCTCTGTACAATGGCTACCAG agctcGCTGTATGAGGACGGCCTGGGCAGTGCTTCCCGGCGGGTCATTGGCTCCAGCTCTCGA ccatCAGACTACAGCAGCTACCGGGGGTCCAACTCCAGAGCCTCGTCCCGGGCCAGCTCGGCCCGCGCCAGCCCAGTG GACAACCACAGCTCTGTGGCCGGCTTCTTGCGGAGCGCGAGCAGCAGCGTTCTCTCAAAGGACCTGGATGACGTCACTATCCCTGATTTCTCAGAT GTGGAGGACAGAGATTATATCGAGAAG GGGTCCCGGGCAGCCTCTGCCTTAACCGCTGGGACCCTCACCGCGTTGGGGGGCACCTCCTCCCGGAGAGGAAGTGGCGAGACGGCAATCACCGTAGATAACGAGACGTCCATACGAGAGATCAAG GACGCCttggtggaggtgggtgagaAGTACCGCAAGGCCATGGTGTCCAACGCCCAGCTGGACAATGAGAAGAGCAACCTGCTGTACCAGGTGGACACGCTGAAGGACTCGCTCACCGAGCTTGAGGAGCTGCTGGCCGAGGCGCGCCGCGAGTACGAGGAGAAGAACAAG GACCACGAGCGGGAGAAGCACGCACACAGCATCCTGCAGTTCCAGTTCAACGAGGTGAAGGAGACCCTGAAGCAGAGCGAGGAGCTGCTCAAC AAACATGGCATCGTTCTGGGACCGGATCTGAACATCAACGGGGGTATTGTTGAGCCAGGAACCGATGGATCATCGGAACCCGGGTCCCCCCTGGGTCCAGACCACATGGCCTCCCCCACAGAGGGCAACAGCAGCATGCTAG GCAGCGCACTGGAGTCTGAGTTGAGGACTAAacaagaggaagaggtggattCAGAAGAACCGCAAGATCGACAAAAACTTGAGGAAGCAGGAGACCGCTGTTTGACCTCTGCTGAAGCCCCTAGTCTTGCTAGTGATTCCTCCACAGAGACTTCTAGAGACCCCGACTCCACGTGCTGGCCCAAAGTGGAGGACCGTCCAGGAGAAAGTGCCCCTTGCCCAGAGTTAGATTTAGAAAGTGCCAGTGTAATCAGAAATATACAAACTAGTGCTACAGAGATGAAGGGGGTCATAACAGAACAGGAGGAGATGGTTGAAGAAGGTGCATTGAGCCATCGTTTAGATTTAATCACAAACATCGTTAATAAAGAGGATTGCAGCGCAGAGTTGAATGGGGTCATATCAGCGCAGGGTGCTGAGCTGGCTGTGAGTGGGGCAGACACAGTGGAAGAGGCTTTGCTCCAGACAAGTACAGAAGGCATGGAAAACAACCAAATGATAACCGATCTTTCTGAAACCATTGTGGCTGAGGTCATGAGGGCCATTTTAGAGACTCCCAGTAAGGATTTGCATGAAGACCAAGCAACTACCCTGGATAATATCCAATCACAAAGGAGCAATGAGGGCCAATCGCCACAGAAAGATGGAAATGAAGTGAACCACATCAAAGAGTCCGTCGGACCAATCAGCACGCCCCCTGATGAGTCACCCACCATCGGACCAATCGCCATGTCTGATGAGTCATGCCCAGTCGGACCAATCACCGCGTCCCCTGATGAGTCATCCACAATAGGACCAATCAGCACGCCCCCTGATGAGTCATCCACCGTCGGACCAATTGTCATGTCTCCTGATGAGTCATGCCCGGTCGGACCAATCGACATGTCTCCTGATGAGTCATGCCCGGTCGGACCAATCGACATGTCTCCTGATGAGTCATGCCCGATCGGACCAATCGCCATGTCTCAACCTGAGCCTGGGAACATTGAGGACATTGAGAATGAGGAATTAGAGAATGAGGAACTGTCCAACAAACTGCAGACCAAGGGAGCCGGAggcaagaagaagaaaaaaaagaggaaaggcAAAAAGAAGAAAGCAGgacttcaggaggaggagaagaagcaaAGTGAGGAGGATGTAAATGAAGGAACCACACcagagaatgagaaagaaaacaacaaaaaaaagttgaGTAGAAAAGATGATGGATCTGAGATTCCCAGTTCCAGCCCCCTCCAAGTCCTTAAAGGATCTCAAATGGATCCACCACAGGAGAACCAAGATACAGATGGTGTTTTGGAACCTGGGATTGTGGTAGCTCAGGTGAGCAGCTCTGTTTCCAACGCAGAGTCCAATCTGGACGTGTCCGATCCTGACACTGTTCACCCACCCTGTTTAGCTAGTCCTAGTCAGGAGAGTGTGCTCCCAGCAAAGGCAGTTGCCTCACAATTCGAGCCAGAGGTTGCTGCTACTGCAGCAACAGATGAAACTGGTCCCGTAAATGAGTTTATCTCACATCATACAACTCCCAACCCTATAGAGAGCTTTGAGGCCCCAGATATGAACAACTATGGTAAGAAAACTGAATCAACCAGGTTTAATGTAGCCATTGATTCATTACATGCAGCAAATGAATCCCCACGTGAGGATGAGGTGGAACAGTCCAACACCAGCTCCCTTCCAGTGTGTCTGGAGAGCACATCCAGCCCTCAGGAGCCATTGGAGACAACTCTATCCACAGATCAGGTCACTTTAGGTAACGATGGGGGGGATGTGCATGTCAAGTGTGAGACACCTCTCGGAGATACTTTTCAGATAGAGGACTCAGGAGAGCAGAAGGCAGGGGTGGAAGAGGAACAAACCTCCCCTTCTTGTCGTCTACTCGGGGCTGTGGCTCATTGTGATGAGCCAGAAATTGATGAGTTGGAAAACATGCTTAAAGTAGAGGGAACTTTAGTCCATACTGACAACTCTGAAGGAATATCCGACAGTGTGTTAGCAGAGGAAACCTTCACTGAGATTACCAATGATATATCTAGTCTTCCGAAAGAAGGAACCGTTTTGAATTCATCAGTGTTTGAGGATAATGTAGAAGGGACAAATCTTGCCGTCGTCATTTCTAGTGAGGCAGAAAGATTAATTGAGATCACAGATGGAGTTGCAAAGAGGATTTCCTCTCCTGATCAGAAACAACATGATTTAGGATTGGACATCTCAGTGGAGCTAGAACAAGATTCTGACCAGGGCCATGTTCCGAAATTAGATACGccttcatttcctatggaaggCCAGGAGAATGAAGTGAGTCAAATCGAGGAACTGAAGAACCAGTCAGAGGAATTAGCTGAGGTTCATTCAGTTCAGGATGAGAAACACAATGATAGAGCATCAGCAATCACAGAGGAGCCAGAACCTGAACCTGACCAGAGCCATGTTCAGGAGCTTGAGACGCCTTCAAATCCGGTTGAAGACCAGGAGAATAAAGAGCTGGAAACAGAATCACACCAAGTAATTCGACTGGACAGTGATTATCTTAATGATGAGGATGAAAATGATGAAGGACATTCATTTGACTTTGACGAAATGGATTTAGAGGCTTCGTTATCCGTTACTTTGACACCAACAAACAAGACACCTGAGAAAGTGACAAGGCTTATGCCACAAGATGCAAACAGTGATGTCTCTGAGCTTGGCCAATGCGAGGCCTTCCAGATGAGCGTCCAGAAGGGGTCGGAGCTGCGTCCTGAAGGGGAATCCCTGGAGACCCCCAAACAGACAGAGACGGCTGAAGGCATTGCAGGGGGTCCATTAGGTCACAAAGATTCCACTTCATCTCAAGAACCTCAAACCACAACAGGAGAACAAAATGAGTCCCAAACAGCAGAGGTGGTAATTGACCAGCTGCTGCGAAGCGTAGCGGAGGATGTGGGAGGAGTGCAGGAGCAGAGCCACACTTTagtggaggagggagtggagcaGCTTGGTGGTTCAGGAGACGTAGAGTTTGAGATGGGAAGAGAGGCTTTGGGTTCATCCATAGCTGGAGGACAGGAAGTCGTCAAAGATGTGCTGCTGGGCGTTGGGAGTGCAGAGGGTCAGGTTAGCAGGCAAACAGACCCATTTCCCCCCAAGATAGAGTCTAAAAACAGCCAGAAAGCAAAGGGAAAGGGCAAGGGGAAGGCCAAAGAGGACTGTAAGATGTCTTAG
- the lrrfip1a gene encoding uncharacterized protein lrrfip1a isoform X20 yields MGTQGAGRKRNPNKERSTAEDDALNLIAREAEARLAAKRAARAEAREIRMKELERQQKEIFQVQKKYYGLDTKSEDRGDTKWGNIEQWMEDSERYSRPSRTTTLSDEDERMSVGSLSSVRSSSLHSHKKSKKKKKHKHKDRDDNGCDDGYSVVSSRSSKLSDESRTSRSSRLDLTSSRLSEDSRLSRGSRLDLQTVEDRDYIEKGSRAASALTAGTLTALGGTSSRRGSGETAITVDNETSIREIKEIHELKDQIQDVESKYMQNLKEVKDALVEVGEKYRKAMVSNAQLDNEKSNLLYQVDTLKDSLTELEELLAEARREYEEKNKDHEREKHAHSILQFQFNEVKETLKQSEELLNDIRQLRLKQDGFIREISDLQETVEWKDKKIGALERQKTYTDAIRVERDELRDEVVQLKDILKKHGIVLGPDLNINGGIVEPGTDGSSEPGSPLGPDHMASPTEGNSSMLGSALESELRTKQEEEVDSEEPQDRQKLEEAGDRCLTSAEAPSLASDSSTETSRDPDSTCWPKVEDRPGESAPCPELDLESASVIRNIQTSATEMKGVITEQEEMVEEGALSHRLDLITNIVNKEDCSAELNGVISAQGAELAVSGADTVEEALLQTSTEGMENNQMITDLSETIVAEVMRAILETPSKDLHEDQATTLDNIQSQRSNEGQSPQKDGNEVNHIKESVGPISTPPDESPTIGPIAMSDESCPVGPITASPDESSTIGPISTPPDESSTVGPIVMSPDESCPVGPIDMSPDESCPVGPIDMSPDESCPIGPIAMSQPEPGNIEDIENEELENEELSNKLQTKGAGGKKKKKKRKGKKKKAGLQEEEKKQSEEDVNEGTTPENEKENNKKKLSRKDDGSEIPSSSPLQVLKGSQMDPPQENQDTDGVLEPGIVVAQVSSSVSNAESNLDVSDPDTVHPPCLASPSQESVLPAKAVASQFEPEVAATAATDETGPVNEFISHHTTPNPIESFEAPDMNNYGKKTESTRFNVAIDSLHAANESPREDEVEQSNTSSLPVCLESTSSPQEPLETTLSTDQVTLGNDGGDVHVKCETPLGDTFQIEDSGEQKAGVEEEQTSPSCRLLGAVAHCDEPEIDELENMLKVEGTLVHTDNSEGISDSVLAEETFTEITNDISSLPKEGTVLNSSVFEDNVEGTNLAVVISSEAERLIEITDGVAKRISSPDQKQHDLGLDISVELEQDSDQGHVPKLDTPSFPMEGQENEVSQIEELKNQSEELAEVHSVQDEKHNDRASAITEEPEPEPDQSHVQELETPSNPVEDQENKELETESHQVIRLDSDYLNDEDENDEGHSFDFDEMDLEASLSVTLTPTNKTPEKVTRLMPQDANSDVSELGQCEAFQMSVQKGSELRPEGESLETPKQTETAEGIAGGPLGHKDSTSSQEPQTTTGEQNESQTAEVVIDQLLRSVAEDVGGVQEQSHTLVEEGVEQLGGSGDVEFEMGREALGSSIAGGQEVVKDVLLGVGSAEGQVSRQTDPFPPKIESKNSQKAKGKGKGKAKEDCKMS; encoded by the exons GCTGAGGCCCGGCTAGCAGCTAAGAGAGCAGCCAGGGCCGAGGCCAGAGAGATCCGCATGAAGGAGCTGGAGCGACAACAGAAGGAG atCTTTCAGGTCCAGAAG AAATATTATGGGCTGGATACCAAATCAGAAGACCGAGGGGACACCAAGTGGGGAAACATTGAACAATGGATG GAGGACAGTGAGCGCTACTCACGCCCGTCACGGACCACCACG cttTCAGATGAAGATGAACGGATGTCCGTGGGGAGCCTGAGCAGCGTCAGG AGCTCCTCCTTGCACTCGCACAAGAAatcaaagaaaaagaagaagcacAAGCACAAAGACAGAGAT GACAACGGCTGTGATGACGGTTACAGTGTGGTATCCAGCCGG AGCTCCAAGCTCAGCGACGAGAGCAGAACCTCTCGCTCTTCCAGGCTTGACCTTACG AGCTCCCGATTGAGTGAGGACAGCCGGCTCTCACGGGGGTCCCGACTAGACCTGCAGACG GTGGAGGACAGAGATTATATCGAGAAG GGGTCCCGGGCAGCCTCTGCCTTAACCGCTGGGACCCTCACCGCGTTGGGGGGCACCTCCTCCCGGAGAGGAAGTGGCGAGACGGCAATCACCGTAGATAACGAGACGTCCATACGAGAGATCAAG GAGATCCATGAGCTGAAGGATCAGATTCAAGATGTGGAATCAAAGTACATGCAGAACCTCAAGGAAGTTAAG GACGCCttggtggaggtgggtgagaAGTACCGCAAGGCCATGGTGTCCAACGCCCAGCTGGACAATGAGAAGAGCAACCTGCTGTACCAGGTGGACACGCTGAAGGACTCGCTCACCGAGCTTGAGGAGCTGCTGGCCGAGGCGCGCCGCGAGTACGAGGAGAAGAACAAG GACCACGAGCGGGAGAAGCACGCACACAGCATCCTGCAGTTCCAGTTCAACGAGGTGAAGGAGACCCTGAAGCAGAGCGAGGAGCTGCTCAAC GATATCCGCCAGCTGCGCTTGAAGCAGGATGGTTTTATCCGAGAAATATCGGACCTCCAGGAAACTGTTGAGTGGAAGGATAAAAAGATTGGG GCCTTAGAGCGACAGAAAACATATACGGACGCGATCCGAGTGGAACGTGATGAGTTGAGAGATGAGGTGGTTCAGCTGAAAGACATTCTCAAG AAACATGGCATCGTTCTGGGACCGGATCTGAACATCAACGGGGGTATTGTTGAGCCAGGAACCGATGGATCATCGGAACCCGGGTCCCCCCTGGGTCCAGACCACATGGCCTCCCCCACAGAGGGCAACAGCAGCATGCTAG GCAGCGCACTGGAGTCTGAGTTGAGGACTAAacaagaggaagaggtggattCAGAAGAACCGCAAGATCGACAAAAACTTGAGGAAGCAGGAGACCGCTGTTTGACCTCTGCTGAAGCCCCTAGTCTTGCTAGTGATTCCTCCACAGAGACTTCTAGAGACCCCGACTCCACGTGCTGGCCCAAAGTGGAGGACCGTCCAGGAGAAAGTGCCCCTTGCCCAGAGTTAGATTTAGAAAGTGCCAGTGTAATCAGAAATATACAAACTAGTGCTACAGAGATGAAGGGGGTCATAACAGAACAGGAGGAGATGGTTGAAGAAGGTGCATTGAGCCATCGTTTAGATTTAATCACAAACATCGTTAATAAAGAGGATTGCAGCGCAGAGTTGAATGGGGTCATATCAGCGCAGGGTGCTGAGCTGGCTGTGAGTGGGGCAGACACAGTGGAAGAGGCTTTGCTCCAGACAAGTACAGAAGGCATGGAAAACAACCAAATGATAACCGATCTTTCTGAAACCATTGTGGCTGAGGTCATGAGGGCCATTTTAGAGACTCCCAGTAAGGATTTGCATGAAGACCAAGCAACTACCCTGGATAATATCCAATCACAAAGGAGCAATGAGGGCCAATCGCCACAGAAAGATGGAAATGAAGTGAACCACATCAAAGAGTCCGTCGGACCAATCAGCACGCCCCCTGATGAGTCACCCACCATCGGACCAATCGCCATGTCTGATGAGTCATGCCCAGTCGGACCAATCACCGCGTCCCCTGATGAGTCATCCACAATAGGACCAATCAGCACGCCCCCTGATGAGTCATCCACCGTCGGACCAATTGTCATGTCTCCTGATGAGTCATGCCCGGTCGGACCAATCGACATGTCTCCTGATGAGTCATGCCCGGTCGGACCAATCGACATGTCTCCTGATGAGTCATGCCCGATCGGACCAATCGCCATGTCTCAACCTGAGCCTGGGAACATTGAGGACATTGAGAATGAGGAATTAGAGAATGAGGAACTGTCCAACAAACTGCAGACCAAGGGAGCCGGAggcaagaagaagaaaaaaaagaggaaaggcAAAAAGAAGAAAGCAGgacttcaggaggaggagaagaagcaaAGTGAGGAGGATGTAAATGAAGGAACCACACcagagaatgagaaagaaaacaacaaaaaaaagttgaGTAGAAAAGATGATGGATCTGAGATTCCCAGTTCCAGCCCCCTCCAAGTCCTTAAAGGATCTCAAATGGATCCACCACAGGAGAACCAAGATACAGATGGTGTTTTGGAACCTGGGATTGTGGTAGCTCAGGTGAGCAGCTCTGTTTCCAACGCAGAGTCCAATCTGGACGTGTCCGATCCTGACACTGTTCACCCACCCTGTTTAGCTAGTCCTAGTCAGGAGAGTGTGCTCCCAGCAAAGGCAGTTGCCTCACAATTCGAGCCAGAGGTTGCTGCTACTGCAGCAACAGATGAAACTGGTCCCGTAAATGAGTTTATCTCACATCATACAACTCCCAACCCTATAGAGAGCTTTGAGGCCCCAGATATGAACAACTATGGTAAGAAAACTGAATCAACCAGGTTTAATGTAGCCATTGATTCATTACATGCAGCAAATGAATCCCCACGTGAGGATGAGGTGGAACAGTCCAACACCAGCTCCCTTCCAGTGTGTCTGGAGAGCACATCCAGCCCTCAGGAGCCATTGGAGACAACTCTATCCACAGATCAGGTCACTTTAGGTAACGATGGGGGGGATGTGCATGTCAAGTGTGAGACACCTCTCGGAGATACTTTTCAGATAGAGGACTCAGGAGAGCAGAAGGCAGGGGTGGAAGAGGAACAAACCTCCCCTTCTTGTCGTCTACTCGGGGCTGTGGCTCATTGTGATGAGCCAGAAATTGATGAGTTGGAAAACATGCTTAAAGTAGAGGGAACTTTAGTCCATACTGACAACTCTGAAGGAATATCCGACAGTGTGTTAGCAGAGGAAACCTTCACTGAGATTACCAATGATATATCTAGTCTTCCGAAAGAAGGAACCGTTTTGAATTCATCAGTGTTTGAGGATAATGTAGAAGGGACAAATCTTGCCGTCGTCATTTCTAGTGAGGCAGAAAGATTAATTGAGATCACAGATGGAGTTGCAAAGAGGATTTCCTCTCCTGATCAGAAACAACATGATTTAGGATTGGACATCTCAGTGGAGCTAGAACAAGATTCTGACCAGGGCCATGTTCCGAAATTAGATACGccttcatttcctatggaaggCCAGGAGAATGAAGTGAGTCAAATCGAGGAACTGAAGAACCAGTCAGAGGAATTAGCTGAGGTTCATTCAGTTCAGGATGAGAAACACAATGATAGAGCATCAGCAATCACAGAGGAGCCAGAACCTGAACCTGACCAGAGCCATGTTCAGGAGCTTGAGACGCCTTCAAATCCGGTTGAAGACCAGGAGAATAAAGAGCTGGAAACAGAATCACACCAAGTAATTCGACTGGACAGTGATTATCTTAATGATGAGGATGAAAATGATGAAGGACATTCATTTGACTTTGACGAAATGGATTTAGAGGCTTCGTTATCCGTTACTTTGACACCAACAAACAAGACACCTGAGAAAGTGACAAGGCTTATGCCACAAGATGCAAACAGTGATGTCTCTGAGCTTGGCCAATGCGAGGCCTTCCAGATGAGCGTCCAGAAGGGGTCGGAGCTGCGTCCTGAAGGGGAATCCCTGGAGACCCCCAAACAGACAGAGACGGCTGAAGGCATTGCAGGGGGTCCATTAGGTCACAAAGATTCCACTTCATCTCAAGAACCTCAAACCACAACAGGAGAACAAAATGAGTCCCAAACAGCAGAGGTGGTAATTGACCAGCTGCTGCGAAGCGTAGCGGAGGATGTGGGAGGAGTGCAGGAGCAGAGCCACACTTTagtggaggagggagtggagcaGCTTGGTGGTTCAGGAGACGTAGAGTTTGAGATGGGAAGAGAGGCTTTGGGTTCATCCATAGCTGGAGGACAGGAAGTCGTCAAAGATGTGCTGCTGGGCGTTGGGAGTGCAGAGGGTCAGGTTAGCAGGCAAACAGACCCATTTCCCCCCAAGATAGAGTCTAAAAACAGCCAGAAAGCAAAGGGAAAGGGCAAGGGGAAGGCCAAAGAGGACTGTAAGATGTCTTAG